From the Microtus ochrogaster isolate Prairie Vole_2 chromosome 8, MicOch1.0, whole genome shotgun sequence genome, the window CAGCTTTTGTGGGGACTGGGCTCTCTCCATAAATGACTATGGGACTCAGTTGCGAGGACTACCTTTGGCCCAGGGTCCTCATCCCCACTCTCCCTCAGATATCGATGAGTGCAGCTACTCCAGCTACCTCTGCCAGTATCGCTGTGTCAATGAGCCAGGCCGCTTCTCCTGTCACTGCCCACAAGGCTACCAGCTGTTGGCTACGAGGCTCTGCCAAGGTACAGGTTCTGCTGGTGGGCGGGCAGGATCTTAGGGTCTGGTGTCAGAGCCAGAATCCAACCTCACCTTCCTTGGCACAGACATTGACGAGTGTGAATCAGGTGCACACCAGTGTTCTGAGGCCCAAACTTGCGTGAACTTCCATGGGGGCTACCGCTGCGTGGATACCAACCGTTGTGTGGAGCCCTATGTCCAAGTGTCGGACAAGTGAGTCAACCTGACGGCAGTTCCCGAGGGCTATGGGGGCTAACTGGTTCAATCAGGCTGGTGAGTACCCATGATGCCTCATGGGAGTTAGTCTTATGTGCTTGGGTTTTCCTCTTTAGGAGATGGGTATTTGGGAAATGGGCCCTCATTCTGGTCCTGTCTTGGGGTCTCTAGCCGCTGCCTCTGCCCTGTCTCCAACCCGCTGTGTCGGGAGCAGCCTTCATCCATTGTGCACCGCTACATGAGCATCACCTCCGAGCGAAGTGTGCCTGCGGATGTGTTTCAGATCCAGGCAACCTCTGTCTACCCTGGCGCCTACAATGCCTTTCAGATCCGTGCTGGAAACACACAGGGGGACTTCTACATTCGGGTAAGGTGCTTCTCCGCTCACACGCAGTTGACATGGATAATCTAAAGTAGAGTGCCTGCAGCCATTTAAGTGGGAGCTgccctgcctcttctctcaaaGCCCTGTCCTAGGAAGCTGGGCTCATGTTCAAAGTCAAGATTTCTGCATCCCCAGTACACGGGTCCCAGGCAATTCTAACAGGCAGTTAGTTAATGGGGTTTGAGTCCTAGCATTGGTTTCTCCTATCTGGCTTTGACATCCTTATccataaaacaagaaatataGTTCCTGCAGGGCTGGGACCAGAGCTTGAGTTTTGCTGGTGTGGATGTGAGGACCCTGGGTCTGTGGACCTTATGCTGTTTTCAGCATTGAGGTGTTTGGCATCAGAACTTATTTCTCCTTTCGAAATTGCTTTGGGACTAGTGGCACAGCTCCATGGCAGAACATGTGCTTACCATTCAGGCCCTCAGTCCCTTCCCCAGCATCAAAACAGacacctgggcagtggtggtgcacgcctttaatcccagcactcaggaagcagaggcaggtggatctctgtaagtttgagaccagcctggtctacaagagctagctccaggacaggctccaaagctactgagaaaccctgtctcaaacccccgtccccccccccccaaaaaaaaatcagacagagagaaacagagacttgGATACTTTGAAAGGGGGAAGTGGGCCAGCCTGGGTCACTAAAGGCCAATCATTTCCAAAACTTGAGTCTTCAGGTAGTTCATGATGGAGGGAAGATTGAGGTGGGTAGGGTCAGGGGAGAACCAGGGGGCTTGggcactggagaggaagagaaacgtCAGAGCTGGGTAAGAGCTTGAGTGCCCAGCCTCACGGGCACGGGCAGGGGGTGAAGCTGGAGTAGGGTCCTGACTTACAGGCTAATACAGTCTCTATGTTCTGCAGCAAATCAACAATGTCAGCGCCATGCTGGTCCTTGCCAGGCCAGTGACAGGACCACGGGAGTATGTGCTGGACCTGGAGATGGTCACCATGAACTCTCTTATGAGCTACCGGGCCAGCTCCGTACTGAGACTCACcgtctttgtgggagcctacaCCTTCTGAAGGAGACCCTCAGGGAAGGGTTGGGTGGggcccccttctttctccctcccacagCTTAAGGAGCCTGGGGTTTAGGGATGACTGTTCTGCTTAAAGAGACAATGATGTGAAGGACAATAAAGGGAGAAGGAGTCCTAGTGGCTGAGGTGGGTGAGTAACCTCAGCCTGGGAAGGCGCTGGGCTTGTGAGAGAAGCAGGCAAATTTCACTCAAAGGGTCCTCTCTGCATTCAGGCTGAGAAGGTTCCAGAGCTTAAGTGTCATTCATCAGAATCAACCTGAGCAGGGAGTTCTAAGGAGTGGACACTTTAGGCCTTAACCCCAGAGCTCGGCAGATGCTAGGCCCCAGAAACCATGTTCAGGTCAGTGCCAAGAGGTCTGGGGCTACTATCCCAGCCCTACAGCAAATTACATGTTTGGACAAGCCTACTGTTCTCCAGTCACCAGGATGAGGCAACTGGACTGAGAACATGTTACTATCCCAACTTGTGCTTTTTGTCACAGAAACTTACTTGATCAGGGGCCACTTAGTTGCAAAGATAGAGTGCCCCATTGACTCTATCTCCCGGACCAGGGAATGCCCAACCTCTAAGGAGCATTATCTAGCTGTCTATTTAGTTTTGCATAGGGTCTAGCCTAACACAAGTTAAGTGTACACTCTGCACAACCATGTTTAGCCAAGAGcttgccttaaaaaaaagaaaccgtATGGGCCAGGTATAGTGctccacacctttaattccaggaccaggaaggtgggCCTAGGAAGACTgggaattctaggccagcatgggTTACACAGCATGTTCTAGGCCAAGCTGGGTTTCAGGAGTGGGTGGAGAAACACTGTACAAGGCTGCAGATCATTGCTGTGTGGAAGAGGaattgcctggcatgcacaaggctaTGGGTTCCACCACCAACACTACAAAACAAAAGCCACTGGATCACAAGGTGTAGTCTGCCCGTTCCTGCATATTTCATAAGGACCTTGGCATTGCTTCCTTAACTCCTAAGACCACAAACGTTCAGATTTTGATTATAGCCCAAAGAATCCTAGTTAAAGGGCTGGCTAGCCTTGGTAGAAGTGAAGATGGCTCTGGGATGTGTCTCCAAGTGGAGCTCAAGTCAGAGGGCAGTGGCTGCAGTATAGCTGGTACAGGGTCCTGCTCAGAGCAGGTCCCAGATTTCTGTAAGAGAATCAGAAGGTTGGCCTAGTGCCTCGGGCCACCCAGTCTTCTCCCCAGGGTGTGTCTCACCCTTACCTCTGCAGACGCCCGCACTTGATAGTGCTCAACAGCATCTCCTGCTCCTTAGGGGTGGCACAGGCGTCATAGGCAGCCAGGAGACTGGGGGTGGGACATGCAGTGGCTGGTTATGTGGGCCAGCATCATGACAGCTAAGGCAGGCGGGTTCAGCCTAGAGGAGTCTGGACACTGCATGTTTCCCGATCCTGGCGATAGAGGCCCTCCTCCATCCTGtctgccctcccttcctgggAAACACTGGGACAGAACCTTCCAAGGCTCCCACACAGAGCCAAGCTCTCTCTCCAGAAGCACTGCTTAAGTTGAACACACAGGAAGGGTAGAGGAACCCAGTGGCTCTCTGGGGTGTACCTGGCTGGTGTGCTGTATCGATCCACCAGGGCTGCTGCCTTCTCTCCACTTAGTCCACGCACCTGCATCAGTTGCCGGGCAAATACTTCTCGTACAGACTGGGCCTGGGATTGGGACAGGCCTCGATCAGGGGTGGTCTAGGACCAGGCCACCTAACCATAGGCAAGGCAAGGGTAGTACCTTGTTCTTGATAGCTTCTGCATTGAAGTCATTGAAAGTGAGGAGTGAGCAGAGAGGGTCTGTGGAAGGCCTTGCTCCTGATTCAGCATCCCCTGGGGTTTCCCAGGGGCGGCTACGTAGGGTGTGGCCCTAGTAGAAGAGGGGACTGAGGCTAGAGTAGGCTTTAGGAGTTAACCTCCAGCTATTCCTTTCCCAGGCCTCAGTGGGAAACCTGAGTAACCAGGATCTCACCCACTTTTCCTTGCTTGGGCAGCAACCACCAGGAGGGCCCAGTGCTGAAAGAGGCATCTGCTCACCTGATACAGTCTTTCTAGGCCCTTTGTCAGAAGGGCCAGGTAGCCAGCTGACTCCTTAATATCCATCGTGCGCTTCACAAAGAAGCCATCAATGACCTGGAGAAGAGGACCCAAAGGAGGTGGCTCCAGGTCTAATCCATGGAGTACAAAATCTGCCAGCCTGGCCCTGTCCTCCAGCTCACCTGGGTGTTTGTGACAGCCTGTAGCAATGTACTCTCAGGAAGGCTGAGGTTGTGGACAGACCCATGTTCCTCCACCAAGTATACTCGGTGCCCCAGGCCACAGCGCTTCAGGCGGAACTGGGAAGGCAGGCAAAAGCAGGGTAGGTCAGGCCCAAATGCCTACATGTCTGGGCCAACCATATATCACATTAATATTGCAAGGAGATGGGAATGGAGAGATgtcttagaggttaagagcactggctgctcttccagaggacctgagttcaattcccaccaaccatatggtagctaacaactgtctgtaactccagttctaagggatccgacacccttgcatagacatatatacaatcaaaacactaatgcccataaaataagtaaatctttaaaaagaaaaaacactgactattcta encodes:
- the Efemp2 gene encoding EGF-containing fibulin-like extracellular matrix protein 2 isoform X3, which encodes MKCINHYGGYLCLPRSAAVINDLHGEGPPPPVPPAQHPNPCPPGYEPDEQESCVDVDECTQALHDCRPSQDCHNLPGSYQCTCPDGYRKIGPECVDIDECRYRYCQHRCVNLPGSFRCQCEPGFQLGPNNRSCVDVNECDMGAPCEQRCFNSYGTFLCRCNQGYELHRDGFSCSDIDECSYSSYLCQYRCVNEPGRFSCHCPQGYQLLATRLCQDIDECESGAHQCSEAQTCVNFHGGYRCVDTNRCVEPYVQVSDNRCLCPVSNPLCREQPSSIVHRYMSITSERSVPADVFQIQATSVYPGAYNAFQIRAGNTQGDFYIRQINNVSAMLVLARPVTGPREYVLDLEMVTMNSLMSYRASSVLRLTVFVGAYTF